DNA sequence from the Larus michahellis chromosome 20, bLarMic1.1, whole genome shotgun sequence genome:
GTGCAGCCCCGTTACGGCTGGCCGGCTGCTCCAGCACACGGGAACCCGTTTGTCTCCGAATCCCATCCACACTGGACCGGCAGCGGagctccttcccacccttccccATGGGACTCAAAGGTACGGCTGATGCTTCTGCAGTTCTTCCCGGCTGCTGTCAGACCTCCTAGATTGTACGGCTTTCCTCAAAGCCTGCCTCTGTCTCCTGGGAATGCCCCTTTCTCCAAGCACAGTTACTTTAGGTGGAAACAAAGCAGCAGGTATCCAGAGTACTGCCAGCAAAATCTCCTATTTGCATAGCAAAATCCACGGCTGTAATTCCAGAAAGGTGCTGGAGATACCAGATGTACCAGGGCAGGTCTTGAAATGGGACAGACCTTGTCTTGCTTGTCCAGTTCTTCTCTCTCGAGCAGCAAATGCTGCCAGAAATCCTGCAGCACAGGGTGCGGGACAGACCCGCGGGTCAGTTTGCAGACTCTGGTATTCCTCTGCAAGTGCTTGGTTTGGGCACAGTCATCCTCTACTGAGGAATGATTTaagcaaaaaattaaaggaagtgaTGCATTTGGTGGGGTCTGTTCATCTCAGGTTCCTCTGGATTTAAGCAGGAGTGAAATGATTCTCCAGAGGTTCggtccctgggcagcagcagcctggatgGGGGATGTGGGGATACGGGGATGGGGGCTACTGTTATTTGGGAACAGCTCGAAAGTGCTACCTGCAGAGAAACGTCTTCTCCAAAGGGGACCATGTTGAAATCTATTTAGCATCTCCCCTGTTGATGGGTAACGAGCGGTCAGTGGCTCACGCTGTTTCTTCTAGACGTGTGCCTCTTGCCAGGGATCTGCTCTTTAACAGCCTGGGACAAGAGCGTGGGTCCCGTGTCCCTCTCTGGGACTTTTCACAGAAACCAGCCCGCTTGGCAGGACACGGGGTGCCAGCCCACGGGGCCGTGATGTGTTATGATGTCATGGTGTGTGACAGTCTAGAAAATGCTGCCCAGATCCCCAGTAACATCGTGCCTAACCCGGTCTGCCCTGTCCTCCCAGGCATTCACACCTCAAAGCAGTCAGTGTCACCTGCCACCCCGttccctcagccctgcctgcctttcttgTGAGAGATTAAAGACCTGGCTTTAAGGGAAATGCACTTAaagatttttcctccttctgactGTAGGACAGTGCTTACGACAAACCTGAGCAAAGCGCAAACCAACACAACTACTATCCCGATGTCCATCACCAGCACTCTGGGACCATGAATGACCACAAGCCAGCCACGCCGCTCAGCGCCAAGCCATCCCCCTCCAACCCCAAGGTGCAGTACAGCGCCCAGCCCCAAATGTATGACAGCGCGTCTCGGAAGCTTTTAGCCGGGAACCGGGAGGCTGGTTTTAAACCCGGCGACCAGCATTCATCAAATTCCGCAGCCATCCAGCCCGAGATTCAGAGAATCCTCCACGTTATGGCGGAGGCTGAACAGCTGGAGCAAGAGGTGGATGAATTTGTaggaaaaaagacagataaaTCCTACCGGCTTCTGGAGGAGATGTTGACGAAGCTGCTGTTGGAACTGGATTCCATCGAGACTGGTGGCCAGGACAGTGTCCGGCAGGCCAGGAAAGAGTCCGTCCACAGAATTCAGGCCATACTGgaaaaactggaaagaaagggaTTGTGAAAGCACATCAGCCCCAACACACAGTCTGTTGCTGAGGTTCCAAAGAGTTTTAGTTCTGTTAAATCTCATCTCTTTCTGCTACGCACTATTGACAATGGAATAGCAATAAGCCCTGggttaaaaacacaaacaaaaccaccaaaaaaaccccccaacccaGCAGCCCGGCCCCAACCAATAACCTGGCAATGGACAAATTAAGAGAGGTCCAAAGCAGCAAACGGAATTGTTTGTTCCAGGCCTTGGAAAGGCAGAACCACCCGAGGTGCTTACGCTGTAGGGGTCTCCATGGGAATCCACATCCTCTGCATCAGCGGGAAGAGAATCACTGTACAAAGTTCCCCAAACCAGCCCCCATCTCTGGGTGCCTCCTGCAGCCGCAGCAGTTCTTTACGCAGCTGAAACTTCTCAGATGTGGTCACAACGGTACGTGCAGCCACAACCAAGACTCTGGGCTTGTCAGTCACTGTGTGTCTTTTCAGCTTCAGCTTCTTCCCATAAAAACTTGTGTGTCGTTGTAgggttttgcttggttttagTGCACTCAAGTAGCTACACCGAAGTGCTGCAGAAAGGGACCACGCTGGCAGCCCATCAACGCAAGCAGATGTCACGTCATGCTGTTCCTCCTCTGTCGCGAAGGGCCAGTCCCTGGTTTCCCCCGTGGACATGGGAACACAGCCTGGAAACCTCCGTTCTGCCACTGGAAAGGAGAGGGACAAGCCGAGGAACGATGTCGGAGCAGAGCAACCCAAAACGGCAGGACGCTTGGAAACGCTTTCCAGGTCACTTGGGTGAAAATCCACTTTTTAATTGTAACGTCCTTCCACGTACTGCCAAGTTTTGTATTCCACTGCAATGCCACCCTGGTGGCACTGCGCAACGCGGAGGGGAACGGCTCAGCCTGCTGTTAACCTGGTTACAACATGGTAAGTGAATCATGACTGTGTGTGACGAGGTAATAAACCCTGACAACTTCTAAATGTTATTTTGTAATTAAGACGTCTCAaagtctcttttctttaaaaagaagccGTGGGCAAGGTTGTGTAACTCTAACCAATGCAGGTTACAGCCAGGCAGTCTCAGCGGCCGATGGTTAGGGATGAAGGCAAGTCACCTCCGAGGATCCtggtttgggggtgctggggtaCCGTGTCCCCCATCACCTCCCACGCGGTGCAGATGCCTCAGGAGCCTTCAGTCGGGGTCCGGACGGGTCTGGAAGGGGTCTTGGCGTGCCTGAGGCTGGGAGTGCCCTGACCGCGGGCTCTGCGGGCTGACAGCTGCCCCTGTCCTGACGGCACCCGGCAGATCCCACACCATTCCCAGACGGGGCTGCGCGCACGGGACTGACCTTTGCCGCTGGTTGGATGTGTCTGGCATCACGTGCAGTGGTCAGCCTGCAAAAACAGCCCCGGCCGAGGTGAGCCAGGAAAGAGCTGAATGTCCTGGGACGGATAAATGCTGGGTTGCTATTTTATTTCGTCCTCTGGCGAGACAGTGAGCAGCCGGGCCAGGCTGTCCCTCCTTCGGATACAGCATGAAATCCGACTTCTGAGGACGGGTGGCTGTACTGGGAGATAAAGCAGATAAACAGACCGATGCCCTGTCACTATACCCAGCCCCAGTCGATGCcacctttctttctctgacaAAGGCAGCAGTGTCGGCAGCATCTCCAGGAATT
Encoded proteins:
- the BAG4 gene encoding BAG family molecular chaperone regulator 4 → MEPRDRAAEPGPPWPPGSPRPPAAAQAMDSPYANGAYSPPYPPAPGAAPHYAGLPQTRGYYCSGPPRTPYPTESTGMYRPPSPAPPWSYAPPDCPAEGSSLRRQQVPGYSPPQTPGMPIPQYPYGDNPGVTPQGPPPQPRPPEDTWAPPIYGVQPRYGWPAAPAHGNPFVSESHPHWTGSGAPSHPSPWDSKDSAYDKPEQSANQHNYYPDVHHQHSGTMNDHKPATPLSAKPSPSNPKVQYSAQPQMYDSASRKLLAGNREAGFKPGDQHSSNSAAIQPEIQRILHVMAEAEQLEQEVDEFVGKKTDKSYRLLEEMLTKLLLELDSIETGGQDSVRQARKESVHRIQAILEKLERKGL